A region of Spodoptera frugiperda isolate SF20-4 chromosome 26, AGI-APGP_CSIRO_Sfru_2.0, whole genome shotgun sequence DNA encodes the following proteins:
- the LOC118264208 gene encoding uncharacterized protein LOC118264208 has protein sequence MRGLVLATVLYLANNVGVLDGYVVGAGLNVRFGQMLYTDSKYQVLREEMVKANTRNLVYHCRADKSDCDAALAKMRYKASKHFYALSKAVVDYVKNKRQARPTGYVGTATFCQDNICVPDTDPPIVFGGCFTLVSCGGNQTWHLDPIVYKKKKGRFM, from the exons ATGAGAGGACTCGTGTTGGCCACCGTCTTGTATTTGGCCAACAATGTTGGCGTGTTGGACGGATATGTCGTAGGGGCTGGCT TGAACGTGCGTTTCGGCCAAATGCTGTACACGGACAGTAAGTACCAAGTTCTTCGTGAGGAGATGGTGAAGGCCAACACCAGGAACCTGGTGTACCACTGCAGAGCCGACAAGAGCGACTGCGATGCCGCACTAGCAAAAATGAGGTACAAAGCTAGCAAACATTTCTACGCGCTGTCGAAGGCCGTTGTTGACTACGTGAAGAATAAACGTCAAGCCAGACCCACAGGATACGTCG GCACTGCAACGTTCTGTCAAGACAATATCTGCGTTCCTGACACCGACCCACCCATCGTGTTTGGAGGCTGCTTCACCCTGGTCTCCTGCGGAGGCAACCAGACCTGGCACTTGGACCCCATCgtgtacaaaaagaaaaaaggacGATTCATGTag
- the LOC118264206 gene encoding uncharacterized protein LOC118264206, with protein MEFLYLLTVFLHIYNVASEIRTNVLVNKLAKVRPVGAHVGKSFVPLTEIPPPHVPHSDHGPEGHPDGSGRRHLNDNCNPKKQGEDTIDGPRVDIFPEYYDDKVAKTVATVIFPDHIDHKHFEVTTQVPYLTVGPIDAIGYHPSTIKSEHPSECEKIYQDHLDEQYSEESKDYSEESLEMARLPLFPANDGSADDKLDKLYSDIDV; from the exons ATGGAGTTTTTATATCTACTTACAGTTTTTTTGCACATTTACAACGTAGCGTCTGAAATCAGGACAAATGTATTAGTAAACAA ACTTGCCAAGGTGAGACCTGTAGGTGCCCACGTTGGGAAAAGCTTCGTCCCACTCACAGAGATTCCTCCTCCTCATGTACCGCATTCAGACCACGGACCAGAGGGACATCCAGACGGGTCTGGCAGAAGACATTTAAATGACAACTGTAATCCGAAGAAGCAGGGCGAGGATACAATCGACGGCCCCAGAGTCGATATTTTCCCAGAATATTACGACGACAAAGTCGCCAAGACTGTCGCCACCGTCATATTTCCAGATCATATTGACC ATAAGCACTTTGAAGTGACTACTCAGGTGCCATATTTGACAGTTGGTCCGATCGACGCGATAGGCTACCACCCCAGTACGATAAAGAGTGAGCATCCCAGCGAGTGTGAGAAAATATACCAGGACCATCTTGATGAGCAATATTCTGAAGAGTCCAAGGACTACTCCGAGGAATCTCTGGAAATGGCCCGACTTCCACTCTTCCCTGCCAACGACGGATCAGCAGACGACAAACTGGACAAATTGTACAGCGACATAGATGTTTAG
- the LOC118264207 gene encoding uncharacterized protein LOC118264207, producing the protein MCETKLKLQVVLIVLCVALKGLQAVDDSLLYTVTRAPRYFGILQDHRGQPLSVEVSEEYMDQDYIATNRKRHKIDWNKNPLDMDDFDDDDTEEILDDKDKDVKVPNKYNLQAGPV; encoded by the exons atgtgtgaaacaaaattaaagttaCAAGTAGTTTTAATAGTATTATGCGTGGCGTTAAAAGGGCTTCAGGCTGTTGATGACT CTCTACTATACACGGTGACGCGGGCACCTCGGTACTTCGGCATTCTGCAGGACCACAGGGGGCAGCCTCTCTCCGTCGAAGTATCTGAAGAATATATGGACCAAGATTACATTGCTACCAATAG aaaacGACACAAAATCGACTGGAACAA GAATCCGCTGGACATGGATGATTTCGATGACGACGATACGGAAGAAATATTGGATGATAAGGACAAAGACGTGAAAGTACCAAACAAATACAACCTACAAGCGGGCCCCGTATAA
- the LOC126912495 gene encoding uncharacterized protein LOC126912495, whose product MIFNKYFSLNVFFTLLFVSVVNCGKNSEEYNGQNKPDVARTGKTKKALMAQKTATGTFSNVITQIQNLPTMDLGRKFRTPCKTGNRCGKVIKRLMVPKLAQLENTIMGIMKELAKLPPGSRLPDKFTKTEPIKLLLDQNYKEDVCMDKLESCLKEDKRRKRILKKLFFKKYNSVRQDLIGYGGRRLWGGEGNLFYRK is encoded by the exons ATGATTTTTAAcaagtatttttcattaaatgtgttttttacaCTATTGTTCGTTAGCGTAGTTAATTGTGGCAAAAATTCTGAAGAATACAATGGCCAGAATAAACCAGATGTGGCCAGAACGGGTAAAACGAAAAAGGCATTGATGG CCCAGAAAACAGCTACAGGAACGTTTTCAAATGTGATCACTCAGATACAGAACCTACCGACTATGGACCTTGGAAGGAAGTTCCGGACTCCGTGTAAAACTGGTAATCGATGTGGAAAG GTGATCAAAAGGTTGATGGTGCCAAAATTAGCGCAGTTGGAGAACACGATCATGGGCATCATGAAGGAACTCGCCAAACTGCCACCAGGCTCCCGACTTCCTGATAAATTTACCAAGACGGAGCCCATAAAGTTGCTACTGGATCAAAATTACAA AGAGGACGTGTGCATGGACAAGCTCGAGTCGTGCTTAAAAGAGGACAAACGTAGGAAGCGTATACTGAAGAAATTGTTCTTCAAGAAATACAACTCGGTCCGGCAAGATTTAATAGGTTACGGTGGAAGACGGCTCTGGGGCGGCGAAGGCAACCTTTTCTATAGGAAATAA